The following are from one region of the Paracoccus sp. S3-43 genome:
- a CDS encoding thymidylate synthase, with the protein MRQYHDALRRVLEQGQESTDRTGTGTISHFGLQCRYRLSDGFPLVTTKKLHLKSIIHELLWFLSGDTNVRYLQQNGVSIWDEWADENGDLGPVYGRQWRHFPKLVPSGLDADGRPLFFAGQIDQIADLVEAIRKTPDSRRLIVSAWNPGDVPDMALPPCHTLWQVRILAGRLHLQLYQRSADMFLGVPFNIASYALLQVMLAHVTGYEPGDFIHAIGDAHIYSNHLEQVRTQLARTPKPLPRIRLRREVPSIFDFRYEDFEVLDYDPDPAIKAPVAV; encoded by the coding sequence ATGCGGCAGTATCATGACGCCCTGCGCAGGGTGCTGGAACAGGGGCAGGAAAGCACCGACCGCACCGGAACCGGCACGATCAGCCATTTCGGGCTGCAATGCCGTTACCGCCTGTCGGACGGCTTTCCGCTGGTGACGACCAAGAAGCTGCACCTGAAGTCGATCATCCACGAGCTGCTATGGTTCCTGTCGGGCGACACGAATGTCCGGTATTTGCAGCAGAACGGCGTCTCGATCTGGGACGAATGGGCGGACGAAAACGGCGATCTGGGACCGGTCTATGGCCGACAATGGCGGCATTTCCCGAAGCTGGTGCCCAGCGGCCTGGATGCCGACGGACGGCCGCTGTTCTTCGCGGGCCAGATCGATCAGATCGCCGATCTGGTCGAGGCGATCCGCAAGACCCCGGATTCGCGGCGGCTGATCGTGTCGGCCTGGAACCCCGGCGATGTGCCCGACATGGCGCTGCCGCCCTGTCATACGCTGTGGCAGGTGCGGATCCTGGCGGGCAGGCTGCATCTGCAACTGTATCAACGCTCGGCCGACATGTTCCTGGGGGTGCCGTTCAACATCGCCTCCTATGCGCTGTTGCAGGTGATGCTGGCCCATGTGACGGGCTATGAACCGGGCGATTTCATCCACGCCATCGGCGACGCGCATATCTACTCCAACCATCTGGAACAGGTGCGCACCCAGCTTGCGCGGACCCCGAAGCCCCTGCCCCGGATTCGCCTGCGCCGCGAGGTGCCGTCGATCTTCGATTTCCGCTATGAGGATTTCGAGGTTCTGGATTATGACCCCGATCCGGCCATCAAGGCGCCGGTGGCGGTCTGA